In a genomic window of Paracoccaceae bacterium:
- a CDS encoding zinc ABC transporter substrate-binding protein, whose translation MSRFLTPWFAVSLILFGSSAAISQDRPRVVAVNYPLQYFAERLLGDSAEVVFPVPAGVDPSFWRPTIADISMIQSSDLILLNGASFATWVDRVSLPRSKLVNTSAAIEDQFIATKSITHSHGDGGEHSHEGIASYTWLDPSLALAQAQAIATTITARGLAPAGQVQARLAELEADLEALDAEAAMKLEGLAGVAIIATHPRYQYLARRYGLSLNSLEWEAGAMPDESGLSDLQTRIEETGAGILIWEAEPPAAAFEITSDLGLRNVVFAPLAHGVEGSGFTEAISDALSAMAGVEPR comes from the coding sequence ATGTCGCGCTTTTTGACACCTTGGTTTGCCGTTTCATTGATACTCTTTGGGTCGAGCGCCGCGATATCGCAAGACCGCCCCCGGGTTGTCGCCGTGAACTACCCATTGCAATACTTTGCCGAACGCCTGTTGGGTGATTCAGCAGAGGTGGTTTTCCCGGTACCGGCAGGAGTGGATCCTTCTTTTTGGCGTCCCACCATCGCCGACATCAGCATGATCCAGTCTTCAGACCTGATCTTGTTAAACGGCGCGAGCTTTGCGACATGGGTTGATCGGGTGTCTCTGCCACGCTCCAAGCTCGTGAACACGTCCGCAGCAATCGAAGATCAGTTCATCGCTACCAAAAGCATTACGCACAGCCACGGCGATGGTGGCGAACACTCGCACGAAGGCATCGCGTCTTATACGTGGCTTGACCCGTCGCTGGCTCTTGCACAAGCGCAGGCCATTGCGACAACGATCACTGCGCGCGGTCTGGCGCCTGCCGGGCAGGTTCAGGCCCGGCTCGCCGAATTGGAGGCCGATCTGGAAGCCTTGGATGCAGAGGCTGCAATGAAATTAGAAGGTCTTGCGGGTGTTGCAATCATCGCGACGCATCCCCGCTATCAATACCTTGCCCGCCGTTATGGGCTGTCACTGAATTCGCTGGAATGGGAGGCTGGAGCCATGCCAGACGAAAGCGGCCTGTCTGATCTTCAAACCCGCATCGAGGAAACGGGCGCAGGAATCTTGATTTGGGAAGCAGAGCCGCCCGCCGCAGCATTTGAAATCACCAGCGACCTCGGGCTTCGAAACGTCGTATTCGCGCCACTTGCTCATGGCGTCGAAGGAAGTGGTTTCACCGAGGCGATTTCGGACGCTCTCTCGGCAATGGCCGGGGTTGAACCTCGGTAA
- the tnpB gene encoding IS66 family insertion sequence element accessory protein TnpB (TnpB, as the term is used for proteins encoded by IS66 family insertion elements, is considered an accessory protein, since TnpC, encoded by a neighboring gene, is a DDE family transposase.), with product MIPVPATTRVWLAAGVTDMRRGFTTLAAQAEQTLKQDPFTGHLFVFRGRRGDLIKIIWWDGQGACLFSKRLEKGRFVWPSAKEGKIALTPTQLAMLLEGIDWRVPQRSWTPLKAG from the coding sequence ATGATCCCGGTTCCGGCGACCACGCGGGTCTGGCTGGCTGCCGGTGTGACCGACATGCGGCGTGGGTTCACAACGCTTGCGGCGCAGGCCGAACAAACGCTGAAGCAGGATCCGTTCACGGGCCATCTGTTTGTCTTCCGTGGTCGGCGCGGCGATCTCATCAAAATCATTTGGTGGGACGGACAAGGTGCCTGCCTGTTCAGTAAGCGCTTGGAGAAGGGTCGGTTCGTGTGGCCATCGGCGAAAGAGGGCAAAATAGCCCTGACGCCAACTCAGTTGGCAATGCTTTTGGAAGGGATCGATTGGCGTGTGCCGCAGCGCAGTTGGACACCGCTCAAGGCAGGATAA
- a CDS encoding DUF3604 domain-containing protein, with protein MENRPINRPDRTLTQMKFGVNPYRFGFSGATDSHTSLSTADSDNYFGKATNAEPSANRVNHPFTKTDLGEFPGWALSASGYTGVWAEENTRESLWDAMVRREVYATTGPRMMVRFFGGWEFSAADLRGRQPAFAGYQKGVPMGADLRRATADAPKFMIYALRDPIGANLDRVQIVKGWMDGDDELHEQVYDVAWSDRH; from the coding sequence ATGGAAAACCGCCCCATAAACCGGCCTGACCGGACGCTTACCCAAATGAAGTTTGGTGTTAATCCCTACCGGTTTGGGTTTTCCGGGGCCACGGACAGCCATACGTCGCTCTCAACCGCTGACAGCGATAATTACTTTGGAAAAGCAACCAACGCTGAACCATCTGCGAACCGAGTAAACCACCCATTTACCAAGACGGATCTAGGTGAGTTTCCAGGCTGGGCTCTTTCGGCATCCGGATACACCGGCGTCTGGGCCGAAGAGAACACGCGCGAAAGCCTTTGGGACGCGATGGTGCGGCGCGAGGTCTATGCAACCACCGGCCCGCGTATGATGGTCCGCTTCTTCGGAGGCTGGGAGTTTTCCGCAGCAGACCTCAGAGGCCGCCAACCCGCCTTTGCCGGATACCAGAAAGGTGTTCCAATGGGGGCGGACCTACGCCGTGCAACCGCTGATGCTCCGAAGTTCATGATCTATGCGTTGCGCGACCCCATTGGGGCAAACCTGGATCGTGTCCAGATCGTAAAAGGTTGGATGGATGGTGACGACGAGCTCCATGAACAGGTTTATGATGTTGCGTGGTCTGACCGTCACTAA
- a CDS encoding transposase: MDVHRAQGSAIADEAIKRIAQLYAVEKEARGSPPERRAHLRQAQAKSIFDDLEAWLHAQLPSISGKSPLAGTIRYALTRMARLRPYLDHGILELDNTTAERAMRSVAIGRKNYLFVGSQTGGRAAAIAYNLIETAKLNGIDPQVWLADTLARIPDYKINRVDDLLPWKTAP, translated from the coding sequence GTGGACGTCCACCGCGCTCAGGGTTCGGCAATCGCAGATGAAGCCATAAAGCGTATCGCGCAGCTCTACGCTGTCGAGAAAGAGGCCCGTGGATCGCCGCCAGAACGGCGTGCGCATCTCCGACAAGCGCAGGCAAAATCGATCTTCGACGATCTCGAAGCCTGGCTACACGCCCAACTCCCCAGTATCTCTGGTAAGTCACCGCTGGCGGGGACAATCCGCTATGCCCTGACGCGCATGGCTCGGCTGCGTCCTTACCTCGACCACGGCATCTTGGAGTTGGACAACACCACAGCCGAACGGGCGATGCGGTCCGTCGCAATCGGGCGCAAGAACTACCTGTTCGTTGGATCACAGACCGGTGGCCGCGCCGCCGCTATCGCCTATAACCTGATCGAAACCGCCAAACTGAACGGCATTGATCCGCAGGTCTGGCTGGCCGACACACTCGCTCGCATTCCAGATTACAAGATCAACCGTGTCGATGATCTCCTGCCATGGAAAACCGCCCCATAA
- a CDS encoding DUF4198 domain-containing protein translates to MKRHFFIASLAGFIAATPALAHYGMIIPNDPMISQEDGRSVALTMSFSHPFELDGMVLDTPVAFSVTHEGATTDLLGDLEDATVMDEQGYTLDYPLDRPGTYIFAMEPQPYWEPAEDAFIIHYTKTYVTAYGDDEGWDAELGLKTEIVPLTKPFALWEHNVFQGIVKMDDAPVPYAEVEVEFFNDGVGATVPDELMITQTVKADANGVFTYAPPSDGWWGFAALNTADYTLPQDGENKAVELGAVIWVHFEEWTGE, encoded by the coding sequence ATGAAACGTCACTTTTTCATCGCATCACTTGCCGGGTTTATCGCCGCAACACCTGCTTTGGCGCATTACGGCATGATCATTCCCAATGATCCGATGATCAGTCAGGAAGACGGGCGCAGCGTCGCCTTGACCATGTCGTTCTCTCATCCGTTCGAATTGGATGGCATGGTGCTGGACACGCCCGTCGCATTCTCCGTCACACATGAAGGGGCCACGACCGATCTTCTTGGCGATCTTGAGGACGCCACCGTTATGGATGAGCAGGGTTACACACTGGACTACCCATTGGATCGCCCCGGCACCTACATTTTCGCCATGGAGCCGCAACCTTATTGGGAGCCCGCCGAGGATGCATTTATCATTCACTACACGAAAACCTATGTGACCGCTTACGGTGATGACGAAGGGTGGGACGCTGAACTGGGCTTGAAGACCGAGATCGTGCCACTGACAAAGCCCTTTGCTTTATGGGAGCACAATGTCTTCCAGGGTATTGTCAAGATGGATGACGCGCCCGTGCCCTACGCTGAAGTCGAGGTCGAATTCTTCAACGATGGCGTCGGGGCCACAGTGCCGGACGAGCTGATGATCACCCAGACGGTCAAGGCTGATGCCAATGGCGTCTTTACTTACGCGCCGCCCTCTGACGGATGGTGGGGTTTTGCGGCACTTAATACCGCAGATTACACCCTGCCGCAGGATGGCGAAAACAAGGCCGTTGAATTGGGTGCTGTGATCTGGGTTCATTTCGAAGAGTGGACCGGAGAGTGA
- a CDS encoding transposase: MSDLCRRHAGQNAGTRHRKDRDRAIMAYGRDERPWGSDVPPASWYQISPDRKGQHPKDHLAKYHGWMHADGYAGFEDLYRSGDIREVACMAHVPSHRFAAQTTAGQRDVSSWTSTALRVRQSQMKP; this comes from the coding sequence GTGAGCGATCTTTGCAGACGACACGCCGGTCAAAATGCTGGCACCCGGCACCGGAAAGACCGCGACCGCGCGATTATGGCCTATGGGCGCGACGAGAGACCGTGGGGCAGCGACGTGCCACCCGCAAGCTGGTATCAAATCTCCCCTGATCGCAAAGGCCAGCACCCCAAAGATCATCTCGCCAAATACCATGGCTGGATGCATGCGGACGGCTATGCCGGGTTCGAAGACCTTTACCGTTCAGGCGATATCCGCGAGGTCGCCTGCATGGCGCATGTCCCCTCTCATCGTTTCGCTGCGCAAACGACTGCCGGGCAGCGGGACGTAAGTTCGTGGACGTCCACCGCGCTCAGGGTTCGGCAATCGCAGATGAAGCCATAA
- a CDS encoding ABC transporter permease — protein sequence MNALYLAFAYLRYHWARSLVLTLVAALILFVPVATQILLSTSERALVARGEATPLLLGSRGSQLDLTMAALYFSEERPAPVPMREVEAVWDSGLAVPIPVHTAFASSGFRIVGTTLDYFDFRALTLSDGRGLSVLGDAVIGAAAANTLGKGVGDTLVSSPENLFDLDGVYPLEMPIVGVLAPTNSPDDQAVFVDIKTAWVIQGIGHGHEDVVTAAQVAAGDEALANAAVVQYQRITDENIESFHFHGSQDDFPTSAVIIVPEDKRSGTILKGRYLDSENPMQLVEPAGVIQGLVDRIFRIKSLLDVVTTIIAVAALAAIGLAVFLSYRLRAREIATAVKLGARRGMVLRLLSAETFTLLSISAIIAGIGAAIVSQNAESWVGWLLALGS from the coding sequence ATGAATGCGCTCTACCTCGCCTTTGCCTATTTACGCTATCATTGGGCGCGCAGTCTTGTGCTAACCTTGGTGGCCGCGCTCATTCTTTTTGTGCCGGTTGCAACCCAGATCCTGTTGTCGACAAGCGAACGCGCGCTTGTGGCGCGGGGTGAAGCAACGCCGCTTCTGTTAGGCAGTCGGGGATCGCAGTTGGATCTGACGATGGCAGCGCTCTACTTTTCCGAAGAGCGCCCCGCCCCGGTGCCCATGCGCGAGGTCGAAGCGGTCTGGGACAGCGGGCTGGCCGTGCCGATCCCGGTTCACACGGCTTTCGCGTCCAGCGGTTTCCGGATTGTTGGCACAACACTGGATTACTTCGATTTCCGCGCCTTGACGCTGTCTGACGGACGCGGCCTGTCTGTACTTGGCGATGCTGTTATCGGTGCTGCCGCAGCGAATACGCTTGGCAAGGGTGTCGGAGATACCCTCGTTTCTTCACCCGAAAACCTGTTTGATCTGGACGGTGTCTACCCGCTGGAAATGCCCATCGTCGGTGTCCTTGCCCCGACCAATTCACCGGATGACCAAGCGGTTTTTGTTGATATCAAAACCGCTTGGGTTATTCAGGGCATTGGACATGGGCACGAAGATGTGGTCACAGCGGCACAGGTCGCGGCAGGCGACGAGGCGCTGGCCAATGCAGCGGTCGTGCAGTACCAACGGATAACGGATGAAAATATAGAAAGCTTCCATTTTCATGGCAGCCAGGATGATTTTCCGACATCTGCAGTGATCATTGTGCCCGAAGATAAGCGCTCCGGCACCATTCTGAAGGGGCGATACCTCGACAGTGAAAACCCCATGCAACTGGTCGAACCCGCTGGCGTAATTCAGGGGCTCGTGGACCGCATTTTCCGCATCAAGTCGTTATTGGACGTTGTTACAACCATAATTGCCGTGGCGGCGCTGGCGGCTATCGGCTTGGCGGTTTTTCTCAGTTACCGGCTGCGCGCGCGCGAAATTGCGACGGCCGTCAAGCTGGGCGCGCGGCGCGGCATGGTTCTTCGCTTGTTGTCGGCTGAGACATTCACATTACTATCAATATCAGCAATTATTGCAGGAATTGGCGCGGCTATCGTGTCGCAAAATGCTGAAAGCTGGGTCGGTTGGTTGCTCGCTCTTGGTTCTTAA
- a CDS encoding pyruvate carboxylase, translated as MTEFRKILIANRGEIAIRIMRAVNEMGKKTVAVYAEEDKLGLHRFKADEAYRIGEGLGPVAAYLSIDEIIRVAKASGADAIHPGYGLLSENPDFVDACDQNGITFIGPRAETMRALGDKASARRVAMAANVPVIPATEVLGDDMKAIKAEAKEVGYPLMLKASWGGGGRGMRPIAAESELEEKVLEGRREAEAAFGNGEGYLEKMILKARHVEVQILGDKHGNMYHLFERDCSVQRRNQKVVERAPAPYLSDAQRAEVCKLGYEICKHVNYECAGTVEFLMDMEDGKFYFIEVNPRVQVEHTVTEEVTGIDIVQAQILIAEGKTIAEATGKPTQKDVQLNGHALQTRITTEDPLNNFIPDYGRITAFREATGMGIRLDGGTAYSGGVITRYYDSLLVKVTAKAQTPEAAIARMDRALREFRIRGVSTNIAFVENLLKHPTFLDNTYHTKFIDETPDLFQFSKRRDRGTKVLTYIADITVNGHPETKNHPRPGAHVKDPKPPALMAEPMMGTRNLLEQKGPQAVADWMKQQRQLLITDTTMRDGHQSLLATRMRSHDMIKVAPAYAANLPQIFSMECWGGATFDVAYRFLQECPWQRLRDLRAAMPNIMTQMLLRASNGVGYTNYPDNVVQEFVRVAANTGVDVFRVFDSLNWVENMRIAMDAVIENGKVCEGTICYTGDINDPDRAKYNLKYYVDMGKELREAGAHVLGLKDMAGLLKPAAARQLVKALKTEVGLPIHFHTHDTAGVACATILAAAEAGVDAVDCAMDALSGNTSQATLGSVVQALRHTDRDTGLNMAAVREISDYWEEVRGHYAAFETGMQAPSSEVYLHEMPGGQFTNLKAQAASLGLEDRWPEVARTYADVNQMFGDIVKVTPSSKVVGDMALMMVAQGLTRNDVEDAGTDVSFPDSVVDMLRGNLGQPPGGFPKGILKKVLKDEKPNTDRPGKHLAPADLEALRNEASEAMNGRIVDDEDLSGYLMYPKVFLDYMGRHRTYGPVRTLPTRTFFYGMEAGEEISAEIDPGKTLEIRLQAVGDTNEDGEVKVFFELNGQPRVIRVPNRLVKATTAQRPKAETGNANQIGAPMPGVVASVAAAVGNKVKAGDLLLTIEAMKMETGIHAERNATVKAVHVSPGGQIDAKDLLVELE; from the coding sequence ATGACAGAATTCCGCAAGATCCTGATCGCCAACCGAGGTGAGATCGCCATCCGCATCATGCGCGCGGTGAACGAGATGGGCAAAAAGACCGTTGCCGTCTATGCCGAAGAGGACAAGCTGGGATTGCATCGTTTTAAAGCGGATGAAGCCTATCGTATCGGTGAGGGCTTGGGACCTGTTGCCGCCTATTTATCGATAGACGAAATCATACGGGTGGCCAAAGCCTCTGGCGCAGATGCCATTCATCCCGGATATGGGTTGCTCTCTGAGAACCCGGATTTCGTCGATGCTTGCGACCAAAACGGCATAACTTTCATAGGTCCGCGTGCCGAAACAATGAGAGCTTTGGGCGATAAAGCCTCCGCGCGCCGCGTCGCGATGGCCGCAAACGTACCTGTCATTCCCGCAACGGAAGTCTTGGGCGATGACATGAAAGCCATCAAGGCCGAGGCAAAAGAAGTCGGCTATCCATTGATGCTCAAAGCGTCATGGGGCGGGGGCGGGCGCGGCATGCGTCCGATCGCGGCTGAGTCGGAGTTGGAAGAAAAGGTGCTGGAAGGCAGACGCGAAGCTGAAGCCGCCTTTGGCAATGGCGAGGGGTATCTGGAAAAGATGATCCTCAAGGCGCGCCACGTTGAGGTTCAAATTCTGGGCGATAAGCACGGCAACATGTACCACCTGTTTGAACGCGACTGCTCTGTTCAGCGGCGCAATCAAAAGGTCGTGGAACGCGCGCCTGCGCCGTATCTGAGCGATGCACAACGTGCAGAGGTTTGCAAACTGGGTTATGAGATTTGCAAACACGTGAACTACGAATGTGCTGGCACAGTCGAATTCCTGATGGATATGGAAGACGGAAAATTCTATTTCATCGAAGTAAACCCGCGTGTTCAGGTGGAGCATACCGTGACAGAAGAAGTCACCGGCATTGACATCGTTCAGGCCCAAATCCTGATTGCAGAGGGCAAAACCATCGCTGAAGCGACAGGCAAGCCAACGCAAAAAGACGTGCAACTCAACGGTCACGCGCTGCAAACGCGCATCACCACAGAAGATCCGCTGAACAATTTCATCCCAGACTACGGCCGGATTACCGCGTTCCGTGAGGCCACAGGCATGGGCATCCGGCTGGACGGCGGCACGGCCTATTCTGGCGGTGTGATCACGCGGTATTACGACAGTCTTTTGGTCAAGGTCACCGCCAAGGCACAGACGCCAGAAGCGGCGATTGCCCGGATGGACCGGGCCTTGCGGGAGTTCCGGATTCGCGGCGTCAGCACCAACATCGCCTTTGTTGAAAACCTGCTGAAACATCCAACGTTTCTGGACAACACCTACCACACAAAATTCATCGACGAGACACCGGATCTGTTCCAGTTTTCAAAACGCCGGGATCGTGGCACCAAGGTGCTGACATATATTGCCGACATCACCGTGAATGGGCACCCTGAAACCAAAAACCACCCGCGCCCCGGTGCCCATGTAAAAGACCCAAAACCGCCCGCACTGATGGCCGAACCGATGATGGGCACGCGCAACCTGTTGGAGCAGAAAGGCCCGCAAGCGGTCGCAGATTGGATGAAACAACAACGCCAACTGCTGATCACCGACACGACCATGCGCGACGGGCACCAATCCTTACTGGCGACACGCATGCGCAGCCACGACATGATCAAGGTGGCGCCTGCCTATGCCGCAAACCTTCCGCAGATTTTCTCCATGGAATGCTGGGGCGGTGCGACCTTTGATGTGGCCTATCGCTTCCTGCAGGAATGCCCCTGGCAGCGCCTGCGCGATCTGCGCGCTGCTATGCCGAACATCATGACGCAAATGCTGCTGCGCGCCTCAAATGGCGTCGGTTACACCAACTATCCCGACAACGTCGTGCAGGAGTTCGTCCGCGTCGCGGCGAACACCGGCGTGGATGTTTTCCGTGTGTTTGACAGCCTTAACTGGGTGGAAAACATGCGCATCGCAATGGATGCCGTGATTGAAAACGGCAAGGTTTGCGAGGGAACGATTTGTTATACCGGGGACATCAATGACCCGGATCGTGCCAAGTATAACCTGAAATACTATGTCGATATGGGCAAAGAGCTGCGCGAAGCTGGCGCCCATGTTCTCGGCCTCAAGGATATGGCGGGTCTTCTGAAACCTGCGGCCGCGCGCCAGTTGGTAAAGGCCCTCAAAACGGAAGTGGGTTTGCCCATTCACTTTCACACCCATGACACGGCGGGTGTGGCCTGCGCGACCATCCTTGCCGCGGCAGAGGCGGGTGTTGACGCAGTGGACTGCGCAATGGACGCCTTGTCGGGGAATACGTCCCAGGCGACGCTTGGGTCCGTTGTCCAGGCGCTGCGCCATACAGATCGCGACACCGGTTTGAATATGGCTGCGGTACGCGAGATATCGGACTACTGGGAAGAGGTACGCGGACATTACGCGGCCTTTGAGACTGGCATGCAAGCGCCTTCCTCCGAAGTTTACCTGCATGAAATGCCCGGCGGGCAATTCACCAACCTCAAGGCGCAAGCGGCATCACTTGGGCTGGAGGATCGCTGGCCGGAGGTGGCGCGCACCTATGCGGATGTAAACCAGATGTTCGGAGATATCGTCAAAGTGACGCCGTCCTCCAAAGTCGTGGGCGATATGGCCCTGATGATGGTGGCACAGGGTCTGACCCGCAACGATGTGGAAGATGCCGGAACGGATGTGTCCTTCCCCGACAGCGTGGTGGATATGCTGCGCGGCAATCTTGGGCAACCTCCCGGTGGGTTCCCCAAAGGCATCCTGAAAAAAGTATTGAAGGATGAGAAACCAAACACCGACCGCCCTGGAAAGCATCTGGCCCCGGCGGATCTTGAAGCCCTTCGAAATGAAGCTTCCGAGGCCATGAACGGCCGCATCGTAGATGATGAGGACCTGTCAGGGTACCTGATGTATCCTAAAGTCTTCCTCGATTACATGGGGCGTCATCGCACTTATGGACCAGTGCGCACTTTGCCTACCCGGACTTTCTTTTACGGCATGGAAGCAGGCGAAGAGATTTCCGCCGAAATTGATCCCGGCAAAACGCTGGAAATCCGCCTGCAGGCCGTGGGCGACACCAACGAGGATGGCGAGGTCAAAGTTTTCTTTGAACTGAATGGTCAGCCCCGCGTCATTCGTGTGCCAAATCGACTGGTAAAAGCTACAACAGCACAACGCCCCAAAGCGGAAACCGGCAATGCAAACCAGATCGGAGCGCCGATGCCCGGCGTTGTGGCATCGGTTGCGGCGGCTGTTGGTAACAAAGTCAAAGCTGGCGATTTATTACTCACCATCGAAGCCATGAAAATGGAAACTGGGATTCACGCGGAACGGAATGCAACGGTAAAAGCCGTCCATGTGAGCCCCGGGGGCCAGATAGATGCAAAGGACTTGCTGGTCGAATTGGAGTAG
- a CDS encoding transposase, translating to MKSQAVLIEKLRHQLAGQPLPGRRFGAVKSAERGHHRFGSSSESIEQLQLALETSGIAVAKMTAKLRLPDEEPQDKPKRRPIPDHIPRMEVELTTGDDDCPQCDGGLRRLGEDVTEELEYVPGRFIVNRIVRPRFACSGCEAFTQAALPLRPIERGRPGPGLLAYVLVNKYADHLPLYRQSGIFERDGIDIDRSTLADWIGKSTALLEPLADAIGRHVLAG from the coding sequence GTGAAGTCGCAGGCAGTCTTGATCGAGAAGTTGCGGCATCAGCTGGCTGGTCAACCCTTGCCCGGCAGGCGATTTGGTGCAGTCAAATCTGCCGAGAGGGGCCATCACCGGTTCGGGTCGTCATCCGAGAGCATCGAACAGCTTCAACTTGCGCTGGAAACAAGCGGGATCGCCGTTGCCAAGATGACAGCAAAGCTGCGTCTTCCTGACGAAGAGCCGCAAGACAAACCCAAGCGCCGCCCGATCCCCGATCACATCCCGCGCATGGAGGTGGAGCTGACGACTGGCGATGATGATTGCCCTCAATGCGATGGTGGACTGCGCCGCCTGGGCGAGGACGTGACCGAGGAACTGGAATACGTTCCTGGCCGCTTCATTGTGAACCGCATCGTTCGACCGCGCTTTGCCTGTTCGGGTTGCGAGGCATTCACACAAGCCGCATTGCCATTGCGTCCCATCGAACGGGGCCGCCCCGGTCCGGGTTTGCTGGCGTATGTTCTGGTTAACAAATACGCCGACCATCTGCCGCTCTATCGCCAAAGCGGCATCTTCGAGCGCGATGGGATCGACATTGATCGTTCAACGCTGGCGGATTGGATCGGCAAGTCCACAGCACTTTTGGAACCACTGGCCGATGCCATTGGACGGCACGTGCTGGCCGGGTGA
- a CDS encoding DUF3604 domain-containing protein — protein MKSLRIEQYEAETGGQVFALAHNGNLSNGTMFPTDTRFTGDLVDEAYVMARAKWEPLYEITQIKGDGETHPVLSPGDTFADFETWDVGNMDLSAAKTNDMLHGEYAREALKQGFLLENSKRSAWLL, from the coding sequence TTGAAAAGCTTACGCATTGAGCAATACGAAGCCGAAACCGGCGGGCAGGTTTTTGCTCTCGCGCACAATGGCAACTTGTCAAATGGGACAATGTTCCCGACTGACACCCGCTTTACCGGGGATCTGGTTGATGAAGCCTATGTCATGGCCAGGGCTAAGTGGGAGCCACTCTATGAAATCACCCAGATCAAGGGTGACGGCGAAACCCATCCGGTCTTGTCTCCGGGAGATACTTTTGCTGATTTCGAGACTTGGGATGTGGGGAACATGGATCTCTCGGCAGCAAAAACAAATGATATGCTGCATGGGGAATATGCTCGGGAAGCACTGAAACAAGGCTTCCTGCTGGAAAATAGTAAGCGTTCGGCCTGGCTGCTCTGA
- a CDS encoding VOC family protein has product MRLSSFSFIVPDYDAGIAFFCGVLGFDLIADIPQGHKRWVEVRAPGAMSSVVLARADNAEQKKMIGNQGGGRVWLFLETDNFAREHKQLLACGILFEEDPRNEIYGQVAVFRDPFGNRWDLIQKGS; this is encoded by the coding sequence ATGAGATTGTCTTCGTTTTCTTTCATTGTTCCGGATTACGACGCGGGGATCGCGTTCTTTTGTGGCGTTCTTGGATTCGATCTGATCGCGGACATACCTCAAGGTCACAAACGTTGGGTGGAAGTGCGCGCACCGGGAGCGATGAGTTCCGTCGTTCTGGCGCGAGCAGACAATGCAGAGCAGAAAAAAATGATTGGAAATCAAGGCGGCGGCCGGGTTTGGTTGTTTCTTGAAACAGATAATTTTGCGCGCGAACACAAACAGTTGCTGGCGTGCGGCATCCTGTTTGAAGAAGATCCACGGAACGAGATCTATGGTCAGGTTGCGGTGTTTCGCGATCCGTTTGGCAATCGTTGGGATTTGATTCAGAAGGGCAGTTGA
- a CDS encoding ABC transporter ATP-binding protein — translation MITIENLSFRYSATSYRLRVPAFTLQDHERVAIVGPSGSGKTTLLNLIAGILTPEAGRIDVAGADVAKLSDFQRRRFRASTIGFVFQDFALLDYLSARQNILYPYRITPALTLDAEARERAETLAAACGIGDKLDRFPTALSQGEQQRVAICRALVTQPKLILSDEATGNLDPESKARILDLLFEQATVAGAAVLAVTHDHELLPRFERILDFAQFREGATA, via the coding sequence ATGATCACGATTGAAAACCTCTCTTTCCGCTATAGCGCAACCAGCTATCGACTGCGGGTGCCCGCCTTTACCCTGCAAGACCATGAACGCGTGGCGATCGTGGGACCCAGTGGCAGCGGCAAGACCACACTCCTGAACCTGATCGCGGGTATTCTTACGCCAGAGGCCGGGCGGATCGATGTGGCCGGGGCTGATGTGGCCAAGCTGTCGGATTTCCAGCGTCGGCGCTTCAGGGCCAGCACAATTGGCTTTGTGTTTCAGGACTTTGCACTGCTGGATTATCTGTCGGCGCGACAGAATATTCTCTACCCTTACCGAATCACGCCAGCACTGACACTCGATGCAGAAGCCCGAGAGCGGGCCGAGACGCTCGCCGCGGCCTGTGGGATCGGCGACAAGTTGGACCGCTTTCCAACAGCGCTCAGCCAAGGCGAACAGCAACGGGTTGCAATCTGTCGGGCGCTGGTGACACAACCCAAACTGATCCTTTCGGACGAAGCCACGGGCAACCTCGACCCTGAAAGCAAAGCACGCATCCTTGATTTGTTGTTCGAACAAGCGACCGTGGCTGGTGCTGCCGTGCTGGCGGTCACCCATGACCACGAACTGCTCCCGCGGTTCGAACGCATTCTGGATTTCGCGCAATTCCGCGAGGGGGCAACTGCATGA